tattctactcattaatatgaaagttcaaaggtcaaatcttgCAAAAAAAATCGCCTCTGGCGAGGCTGCCCTCTTACAGGGCTTCGCCCCTTTCTAGCTAgcccccccttttgtttttcctggatccgcccctgctacatgcacataatttgTATGCTTCACAATTAATTGGTCTTATATACACAGGTCTCAAGGTTGACCTTGCTAGCGTGACAGACTCCATTGAAGCAAGTTCTCTTGGCTATAAAAACAACTACATCCAAGTTTACAGCAACAGTTGGGGACCAAGTGACAAGGGTTTCGTGGTAGAAAAACCAGGAATACTGCTTGAAAATGCGTTAAAAAATGCAGTCAAAAAGGTAATTTATTTAGCACTCACACACCAAATAATGTATATAGTGTCTGACTCTGTCTATAGGGTCGTGATGGGAAGGGCTCCATTTTCGTGTGGGCTGCTGGGAATGGTGGATGGAACTATGATTCTTGTGCTGCTGATGGCTATTCTTCCAGCATCTACACTATTGCAGTAGGGTCAGCAGATCAAACTGCTGGTCAAGCAAGCTATGATGAACAGTGTGCTGGAAAGATGGCCGTCACTTATTCATTCAACTCAAGAACATTCTCAGACGATGGCTCTTATGACCCTTTCGACCAAATTGTGAGTAATAATGATATCATAGACTATATAAGTGCATAACTGTACCATATAACTATGCAGTACACCACGACTCTGAATGGGGAATGTACAGACGACTTTACTGGCACTAGTGCTTCTGCACCTCTAGTATCAGGAGTCATCACTCTGGCACTACAGGCAAAGTGTGTTACCTTACTACtcttttgcatgcatgcatggaagaAAATACGGCTATGGCAATAATTGGTTTGATATAGAGTAGTTTgaaaacacacatgcacatgctaCATATTTATCATGCTCTATAGTGGCTTCAAATGCATGATTTTGTATAGCCATGAACTGACGTGGAGAGATGTGCAGTATTTGCTAGTTTACACATCCAACACTGACCCTCTCACTGATGGGGAATGGACAGTGAATGGAGCAGGGCGTAAAATCAGTCTCAAGTTTGGCTTTGGAGCTATTGACGCTGAAGCATTTGTAACTCGAGCCAGAAATTGGACTACTGTTCCTCCACAGATTTCCCAGACCTTGACAAGCCACCAAACCTACGGGTAAGCCTATACGTACCTATAGTATGCCAGGGGGCTGATAAGTGTGCcgcaagcaataattatactcactgtTTTATGCACTTTCACATTTAGAAGTGCTCGCTTTGGACAACCTCTTACAATGCAATTTACAGTATCGAACACGACTTCAGGCGTTCACTTCCTGGAGCACGTGGTTTTGACAGCTTCATTAAGAATAGAATATGTACGAAGATACACAATCACGGACTATTATGCGTTCATTAAGTATGAAGCCATAGATGAAGCTTCGGTGAAACGCTGGTTACTAGACCCTCATCCTCGCAGGGGGGACATCATGATTGAACTCACTTCACCACAGGGAACAACTTCAACTCTTCTTCCATACAGAAATTATGATTTTGTCAATTCTGATGATGAAGGATATGCTTACTACCTTTGGCCCTTCATGTCTGTTCACTATTGGGGGGAGAATCCGGTCGGAACCTGGACAATGACTGTTACGTTCAAGTCTTCCAGTGGTTATGTTAGTGTATCAAATATGGACCTTGCACTTTATGGTACGTCCACTACACCTCAAGCTGTAGCAAATATTCCGATGGTGTGTGACGAAGCATGTGCTAGAGGTTGCTATGGAGATGGTCCCAATGCGTGCGATGTGTGCAAAGATTTTCGTATTGTATCTACGCTGGAATGTGTCACTACTTGCCCAAATAATACATATGTATACAAGGGATCGTACTGCAATGGTACCAAAACATTATTACCTTTTGTTGCTATTACTAATAGTACTTCTAAAAACATAACGGTATCGGCATCAAATTCTTTAGTAAATGTTGCTATTGCTGTTGGTACT
This genomic stretch from Halichondria panicea chromosome 16, odHalPani1.1, whole genome shotgun sequence harbors:
- the LOC135349480 gene encoding neuroendocrine convertase 2-like isoform X1, translated to MPFDLLQRMKHVLTWAAIVSVTSASTRSRTALFDQSVPTEQYTDTWVVQLLLPQSQLTLEAHTLAAKHGLINQGQVGNLDDYFAFKLPETDQRGNLHLTGTGQKNHISQALSNEPNVGSVQQQIARKRFKKDYSYPSDPNFSKQWSLVNRGQTSGRKGLDINVEPVWLQGITGSGVVVSIMDDGLEITHPDISPNYDFNASWDFAHDDNDPTPTKYYGDEPDRHGTSCGGEIAMAKDNNQCGVGVAYNSNLGCLKVDLASVTDSIEASSLGYKNNYIQVYSNSWGPSDKGFVVEKPGILLENALKNAVKKGRDGKGSIFVWAAGNGGWNYDSCAADGYSSSIYTIAVGSADQTAGQASYDEQCAGKMAVTYSFNSRTFSDDGSYDPFDQIYTTTLNGECTDDFTGTSASAPLVSGVITLALQANHELTWRDVQYLLVYTSNTDPLTDGEWTVNGAGRKISLKFGFGAIDAEAFVTRARNWTTVPPQISQTLTSHQTYGSARFGQPLTMQFTVSNTTSGVHFLEHVVLTASLRIEYVRRYTITDYYAFIKYEAIDEASVKRWLLDPHPRRGDIMIELTSPQGTTSTLLPYRNYDFVNSDDEGYAYYLWPFMSVHYWGENPVGTWTMTVTFKSSSGYVSVSNMDLALYGTSTTPQAVANIPMVCDEACARGCYGDGPNACDVCKDFRIVSTLECVTTCPNNTYVYKGSYCNGTKTLLPFVAITNSTSKNITVSASNSLVNVAIAVGTSMGLVGLLVLVCIVVTCIAVYLWIKKKNERGNRLRYHVLQSEDDTSSVPV